One candidate division WOR-3 bacterium genomic window, AAAGGAGAGGGAAAGAATTCAAAATTTTTAATATTTATAAATTTAGAACGATGAAAATAAACGCCCCCAGTTTAAAAAGAGAAGACGGCTCTTCTCTCTATTTAAAAAACGACCCTCGGGTTACTCCTTTTGGAAAGATTTTAAGAATCTTCGGATTAGATGAACTTCCTCAAATAATTAATGTTTTAAAGGGAGAGATGAGCGTTGTCGGACCAAGACCGGACGAAGTTTTGCCTTTAGAAATTTATGAAAATAAAAATAAATTTTTGGCTCGTCCTGGATTAGTAAGTTTAACAATTATTAATGGTCGAAATAGGCTTTCTTTAAAAGAGAGAAACCAATTAGAAGAATTTTATGTAAAAAAGGCTTCTTTTCTTTTAGATTTAAAAATTATTTTAAAAACAATCTTAGTAATTTTAAAAAAAGAAGGAATTTATAATCAGGAGGTGTGTGATGAAAAGTGCTTATCTTTTAACCTTAAATGGAGAAGAAGAAATGAGAAAATTAGTTATTCTTCCTAAAAATTTTAATAAGAAGGAAGATATTTATACTTATTATTTCAACTTAGATATCCTGCGAATAATCGAAGAAGGAGGAATTGTTAAAGTACTCTATGAAGATAAAAAAGATGAAATTATTGGATTGGTTTGTGCCGAATTTTATGATAACTACCTCATCATTCCCTATCTCTTAGCTCCTAATCTTCCTTTAAAAAGCAAACTCCTTTCACAAATTTTAAAAGAAACTTCGGATAAAAGAATAATTTTAAAAATTCCTTCTAATGAAGAAAAATTTATTCAATATCTTATGGGAAATAATTTCAAGTTAATCAACACCTTTATTTTATTTTTAGGCAAAGAGGATATCTTAAAAATAGAAAAACCTTCGGTTAATTATGAAGAATTAAAAACTTCCGTTGAAACTATTAACTCAACAATCTTTTTTTATCTTCTTTTACAAAAAAATTGTATTGGTATTCTTAATGCTCAGAAACTAGGAATGAGTTTCCCTATTGTGCGAATCTCTTCTATTTATATTGAAGAAAAATATCGCAATCAAAAACTTGGTAATTTCCTCTTATTTTCTTTCCTCTCCTTTCTTTTTAAAGAGAAAAAATATTTTGTAGTTACAGAAGTTCCTTTAGGAAACTTGCCAGCAATCCGTCTTTTTTCAAGCTTTAATTTTGGAATTATTGGATCTTATAAGGTTTTAATAAGATGAAAAATATTAATTTTATTCCTTTTTCTCGACCCAGCATCACAGAAGAAGAAATAAAAGAAGTTGTTGAAACTTTGAAATCCGGTTGGCTTACTACTGGGAAAAAAACAAAAGAATTTGAAGAAAAATTTAAAAATTATATCGGTGCTCAATATGCTATCGCCGTAAATTCTGCCACTAGTGGTCTTTTCCTTTCTTTAAAAGCCTTGGGAATAAAAGAAGGAGATGAAGTAATTCTTCCTACTTGGACTTTTTGCGCCACCGCTAACGTAGTTATTCATTGTGGTGCTACACCCGTTTTCTGTGATGTAAATGAAGAATATCTTTTAACTCCTGAAGAGATTGAGAGAAAAATTACAAAAAAAACAAAAGCAATTATTCCTGTTCATTTTGCTGGCAAATGTTGTGATATGGAAGAAATAAATAAAATTGCCGAAAAATATGGTCTATACGTAATTGAAGATGCGGCTCATGCTTGTGGAACAATTTACAAAGGGAAAAAAGTCGGCAAGGATTCCCTTCTTTGTGTATTCTCTTTTTATCCTACAAAGAATATTACTACCGGTGAAGGAGGAATGATAGTCACCAGAGAAAAAGAATTAGCAGAAAAAATAAGAATAATGGCCCTGCACGGCCTCACTTTAAATGCCTATGATCGTTATCAGAAAAATGGTAGCTGGTATTACGAAGTTATTTATCCAGGATTTAAATGTAATATGACTGATATCCAAGCAAGTATTGGTCTTTGTCAATTAAAAAGAATTGAGGAGTTGATTAAAAAAAGAGAGGAGATTGTTAACTATTATCAAGAAAATCTTAAATATCTTAACGAACTAATTTTACCAAAGATTAATCTTAAAGACCAAAGAGTAAGTTGGCATCTTTATGTCGCGCGACTTTCGCCAACAGCAAAAATAAAAAGAGACCAATTAATAGAATTTTTAAAAGAAAAAAATATCGGAATTTCTGTCCATTTTATTCCTCTTCATTTACATCCCTATTATCAAAAGACTTATTCTTTAAAAAAAGAAGATTTCCCTATCGCCAATTTATTATTCTCCTCTTGTTTCTCTTTGCCTCTTTATCCAGAGTTAAAAAAAGATGAATTAGATTACATTATTTATTCAATAAAGGAGGCAATATGTTAAAAAAGTTAAATTTTAGTATTTTATATCGATTTTTAGCGGATTCCCTTATTTTACTATTTTCTTATACCTTTGTTTATTTCTTAAGCGAACATACTTTTCCCAACTTTCTTTCTCTTTATTTTCTCATTCTTATTCATCTATCTGTCTTTTCATTTTCAGGATTTTATACCTATGGCCGAACCTATCGAGGAAGATACAAATTTCTTCTAATCATCTTTGGCTCCCTAATTTCCCTGTTGATATTCTTTTCTTTAACTTTTCGTTATTCTCTTTTTTCTTTTAAACTTCGGCCACTTCTTTTTGGTTGTCTTTTATCTATTTTACTTCTCTCTTTTGTCCGTCTTTTCCTTTTGTTATCCAACTATTTTGTTTATTTAGAAAAGAAAAGAGCCCGAATAATTAAAAAACCAATTGAAAGGATTTTGGTAATTGGTGGCGCCGGCTATATTGGTTCGGTTCTTATAAGAAAACTACTAAAATTAGGTTACCGAGTAAGAATTCTTGATAACTTTCTTTACGGAAAGGAAAGTATTAAAGAACTTTATCACAACAAATCTTTTGAAGTTTACGAAGGAGATTTTCGTCATATTAATGTTTTAACGGAAGCTTTGGAAGATTGTGATGCTCTTATTCATTTAGGAGCAATTGTTGGCGATCCAGCATGTACAGTGTCTGATAAATTAACCATCGAAACTAATCTTTTAGCCACTAAATTTATTGTTCAGGTAGCTAAAAGCAAAAACTGCCAAAGATTAATTTTTGCTTCCACCTGTTCTGTCTATGGTGCTTCTGATAATAACCTTCTTACCGAAGAAAGTGAAACCAATCCTATCTCCCTTTATGCTAAAACTAAATTGGATTCCGAAAGGGTTCTTTTATCAGAAGGAAAGGATTTAATCACAACCGTTCTCCGTTTTGCTACTTGTTACGGTCCTTCTTATCGTGAGAGATATGACTTAGTAATAAATCTCTTAACATTAAAGGCAATAAAAGAAAGAAAAATTCCTATTTATGGCGGCGAACAGTGGCGACCGTTTATTCATATTGACGATCTATGCGAAGGAATAATAAAGACTCTCTTCGCTAAGGAAGAATTGGTTAGTGGTGAAATATTTAATTTGGGTGATACTAACGAAAATTATCAATTGAAAGAAATTGGAAAAATCATAAAAGAAGTGTGCCCCGATGCAGAATTAATAATCTATCCTGAAGCCTCTGACAAAAGAAACTACCGAGTTTCCTTTGAAAAGATTAAAAATACCCTTTCTTTTCGCTGCCAAAAAAGGGTAATTGATGGTGTATGGGAATTAGCAGAAAAAATTCAAAAAAATGGAAATTACTATCTCAATCCCCAATTTTTTATTTATGCTTCTAATTATGAAAGAGTTAAAAATACAAAAAAGGAAAGTTATTGGCTTTCTTTAATAAAAGAGGAGGTTTTATGAAATGGATAATCTTTTTAGGCATTTTAACATTATCAATTTTTGGATTTTTAATTGCCCAAACACCAAAAGAAGAAGCAATAGTTAAAGCCCATATTTGGGGAGAGGTGAAAAATCCAGGATCTTATAATATTTCTTATACCGGCGATGTTTTAGAATTAATTTCTAAAGCTGGCGGACCTACCCCAAATGCTGATTTATCTAAAGTTACTCTTATTATTTCTAAAGAAAAAAAGAGGATAATCCTTAACTTAAATAAAGCGATTAAAAAAGGCGAAATATTTCTTCTCGATAATGGTGATATAATAATCATTCCCCGCTCAAAATTTGCGATAATTAAAGAAACACTTCCCTTCATTACTACTTTCGCAGTATTTTTAAATCTTTATTTAACTTATATGACTCGGAGGTAAAAATGAGAGAATATAACTTGGAAAAATTTTTATTAACTATTAAAGAAAGAAAAAATCTAATTCTTACGATTCTTATTATTTCAATAACAATTTCTTTGCTTTATACTTTTCTTACTAAACCGGAGTACGAAAGTAAGGCCACTATTTTAGTAGAAGGCGACAAATTCAAAAATGAAATCTTCTTTTCAAATCCTTTATCTTTTGCCAAACAGAAAAGTTTACTTTATAACTACTCGGAAATTTTAAAATCCCATGCTTTGATAGAATTGGTACTAAAAGAACTTCAAAATACCCCGGCGAAGAATTATTTTAAATCAGTTGAAGATATCCAAAAAAGCATTTCTGTAAAAATTATCAAAGAAACAGATATTTTAACTCTTAAAGCCCGAAGTGAAAAAAAGGAAATTGCCGAAATCCTTTGTCAAACTTACTCTAAAACCTTTGAAAATTTCATTGCCAAAATTACGAAAGAGGATGTCAGCAAAATAAAAGAGTTTACTTTTAAAAGCTTAAAAGAAATTGAAAAGGAATTACAAACAAAAGAAAATGAATTCACTGATTTTAAGAAGAAAAACCGAATTACTAATTTGGACGAAGGAATAAAAGAACTCTTTCAAAATATTATTAATATTAGAAAACTTTACGACGAAACTTACACCTTATACAATGAAAAAAAAGAGGAACTAGAAAATCTTAGAAAAACTTTTGAAGAGAATAAAAAACAGCTTAACTATGAAGTTGTGAAAGAAAACTCCGCCCTTCTTTCGGAAATGCAAAAAACTTATCAGAACCTAGAAATTGAAAAAACTTATTTGCTCCTTTCCGGATATCCACCCAATAATGAAAAAATTAGAAAAATTGAAGAAAAACAAAAGGAAATAAAAGAGAAATTATTCAAAACCAATGCCGCTACTTTCCTTGATCCTCTAGATTTCTTAAGAAATTTAGAGGGTACAATAATTTTTAAAGAAATTGAAATTCTTGCTTTACAGGCAAAATTAAACAAACTTTCTCAACTACTCTCTCAATATGAAAAAGAGTTATCTTTACTTCCGGAAAAGGAAAAAACTTATTTAAAATTAATGCGAGATATTGAAGTATTACAAAAAATTTATTCTCTTTTAAGAGAAAAAAACGAAGAAGCAAAAATTAATGAAGCCGGCCGAATTTCTGGAATCACCTTAGTTGAAACTTTCACACCAGCAAAAAAAATTAAACCTTCCCTTTCTTTTAATCTAATTTCAGCACTTTTCTTAGGAATCTTCTTTTCCTTTTCGGCTGCCTTTTTAATGGATTATCTTAATAATACTATAAAATCGATTTCAGATATTGAAAAAATGAATATTAGTGTTTTAACTACTATCCCTAATTTAAATGGCAACGAAAGAAAAAAGGGGACAAAAAGGTATATCATTCCTTTTTCTGACGAAAAGACCACTTGTGCTGAAAGTTATCGTTTATTAAAAACTTCTTTATCTTGGTTATTTTTGGAAGAAAACA contains:
- a CDS encoding GNAT family N-acetyltransferase, whose amino-acid sequence is MKSAYLLTLNGEEEMRKLVILPKNFNKKEDIYTYYFNLDILRIIEEGGIVKVLYEDKKDEIIGLVCAEFYDNYLIIPYLLAPNLPLKSKLLSQILKETSDKRIILKIPSNEEKFIQYLMGNNFKLINTFILFLGKEDILKIEKPSVNYEELKTSVETINSTIFFYLLLQKNCIGILNAQKLGMSFPIVRISSIYIEEKYRNQKLGNFLLFSFLSFLFKEKKYFVVTEVPLGNLPAIRLFSSFNFGIIGSYKVLIR
- a CDS encoding DegT/DnrJ/EryC1/StrS family aminotransferase produces the protein MKNINFIPFSRPSITEEEIKEVVETLKSGWLTTGKKTKEFEEKFKNYIGAQYAIAVNSATSGLFLSLKALGIKEGDEVILPTWTFCATANVVIHCGATPVFCDVNEEYLLTPEEIERKITKKTKAIIPVHFAGKCCDMEEINKIAEKYGLYVIEDAAHACGTIYKGKKVGKDSLLCVFSFYPTKNITTGEGGMIVTREKELAEKIRIMALHGLTLNAYDRYQKNGSWYYEVIYPGFKCNMTDIQASIGLCQLKRIEELIKKREEIVNYYQENLKYLNELILPKINLKDQRVSWHLYVARLSPTAKIKRDQLIEFLKEKNIGISVHFIPLHLHPYYQKTYSLKKEDFPIANLLFSSCFSLPLYPELKKDELDYIIYSIKEAIC
- a CDS encoding NAD-dependent epimerase/dehydratase family protein, yielding MLKKLNFSILYRFLADSLILLFSYTFVYFLSEHTFPNFLSLYFLILIHLSVFSFSGFYTYGRTYRGRYKFLLIIFGSLISLLIFFSLTFRYSLFSFKLRPLLFGCLLSILLLSFVRLFLLLSNYFVYLEKKRARIIKKPIERILVIGGAGYIGSVLIRKLLKLGYRVRILDNFLYGKESIKELYHNKSFEVYEGDFRHINVLTEALEDCDALIHLGAIVGDPACTVSDKLTIETNLLATKFIVQVAKSKNCQRLIFASTCSVYGASDNNLLTEESETNPISLYAKTKLDSERVLLSEGKDLITTVLRFATCYGPSYRERYDLVINLLTLKAIKERKIPIYGGEQWRPFIHIDDLCEGIIKTLFAKEELVSGEIFNLGDTNENYQLKEIGKIIKEVCPDAELIIYPEASDKRNYRVSFEKIKNTLSFRCQKRVIDGVWELAEKIQKNGNYYLNPQFFIYASNYERVKNTKKESYWLSLIKEEVL
- a CDS encoding SLBB domain-containing protein, which gives rise to MKWIIFLGILTLSIFGFLIAQTPKEEAIVKAHIWGEVKNPGSYNISYTGDVLELISKAGGPTPNADLSKVTLIISKEKKRIILNLNKAIKKGEIFLLDNGDIIIIPRSKFAIIKETLPFITTFAVFLNLYLTYMTRR
- a CDS encoding polysaccharide biosynthesis tyrosine autokinase; the protein is MREYNLEKFLLTIKERKNLILTILIISITISLLYTFLTKPEYESKATILVEGDKFKNEIFFSNPLSFAKQKSLLYNYSEILKSHALIELVLKELQNTPAKNYFKSVEDIQKSISVKIIKETDILTLKARSEKKEIAEILCQTYSKTFENFIAKITKEDVSKIKEFTFKSLKEIEKELQTKENEFTDFKKKNRITNLDEGIKELFQNIINIRKLYDETYTLYNEKKEELENLRKTFEENKKQLNYEVVKENSALLSEMQKTYQNLEIEKTYLLLSGYPPNNEKIRKIEEKQKEIKEKLFKTNAATFLDPLDFLRNLEGTIIFKEIEILALQAKLNKLSQLLSQYEKELSLLPEKEKTYLKLMRDIEVLQKIYSLLREKNEEAKINEAGRISGITLVETFTPAKKIKPSLSFNLISALFLGIFFSFSAAFLMDYLNNTIKSISDIEKMNISVLTTIPNLNGNERKKGTKRYIIPFSDEKTTCAESYRLLKTSLSWLFLEENKKIILITSPSQNEGKSTIAANLSYVFAQTGLKTLLIDLDLRKPTIHSIFSVERKPGFTDLILNNVNGNIKKSAFENLYIIPAGSLVPSPADLLEKKNVDEWLKKLKEEYGVIIIDAPPALIAADVSILAKKVDGILLVCGFMKTELPMLEETIKMLNNGEKKIIGCVLNFYQPLKKYHNYYYYHYKYQKKG